One genomic segment of Desulfocapsa sulfexigens DSM 10523 includes these proteins:
- a CDS encoding response regulator, with protein sequence MTTVIDNGTNHSRNYLDPGESIVIVDDSQEIVFIFETLLSNEGFTVFTASSAAELYLILQRETVALVLLDIGLPDRDGTELLKELIPLYPDLSIIMLTGTTDLEVALSCLRQGADDYLVKPVTLDEFSLAVRNSLQKRKLIIDNRRYQKQLELTNYRTRFLHQLNLKMNSAYLNSIELNSVLQSILVGITAEEGLRFNRAFLLLFNDDNIELQGKMAIGPNSRADASRVWDGIKKDNLHLTDILDKVKTSYMNNDAELNAIIQNLKIPAENQDHVLIQACSNRKSILIQNGFNGDQRISEQLLQIFNEDNFIITPLFSPNKSLGVIIADNFVTAHPITEDDINSLEVFANQASLAIEHSHLYKDMQNKITELEEVTQELEKNKDLLIDAERYSALGHMSAQLVHAIRNPITSIGGIARLLGKKNHDHKNQKFLDMMIMETAKIESTLDDLFNFVDDDKPDKSKQQLYPLIRKSILLFYGSMKKQSILYQLNLPSPDPVMFIDAKLIRQMLLHLIRNGIEAMPSGGILTITCKEEEAYITITIEDSGIGIVSSTLEHATDPFFTTKTYGTGMGLTLVEKIVAEHQGHFSLEHGETGGMVARISLPKTDQE encoded by the coding sequence GACGACTCACAGGAAATCGTCTTTATCTTTGAAACCCTTCTCAGTAATGAAGGTTTCACCGTTTTTACAGCATCCAGCGCAGCCGAACTATACCTGATCCTTCAACGGGAAACAGTGGCACTTGTTCTACTTGACATTGGCCTCCCTGACCGTGACGGTACCGAACTCCTAAAAGAACTCATCCCCCTCTACCCTGACCTCAGCATAATCATGCTGACTGGAACCACTGATTTAGAAGTTGCACTCAGTTGTTTACGTCAGGGGGCAGATGATTATCTTGTGAAACCGGTAACCCTTGACGAATTTAGCCTGGCAGTTAGAAACTCTCTCCAAAAACGAAAACTTATCATTGATAACCGCCGCTATCAAAAACAGCTCGAACTCACTAATTACCGTACAAGATTTCTTCATCAACTCAATCTTAAAATGAATAGTGCTTACTTAAACAGCATTGAGTTGAACTCAGTCCTCCAATCCATTCTTGTTGGCATCACAGCCGAAGAAGGCTTACGATTCAACAGGGCCTTCCTCCTGCTCTTCAATGACGACAACATAGAACTGCAGGGTAAAATGGCCATAGGCCCCAATTCCCGAGCAGATGCCAGCCGAGTTTGGGATGGAATAAAAAAAGATAACCTGCACCTTACTGATATTCTCGACAAGGTCAAGACATCCTACATGAATAATGATGCAGAATTAAATGCAATTATTCAAAATTTAAAAATCCCTGCAGAAAATCAGGATCATGTTCTTATTCAGGCATGCAGCAACCGCAAAAGTATTCTCATCCAGAACGGATTCAATGGAGATCAGCGAATATCAGAACAACTCTTACAGATCTTCAACGAAGATAACTTTATCATTACTCCTCTGTTCTCGCCCAATAAATCACTCGGTGTAATTATTGCCGATAACTTTGTCACAGCACATCCGATAACTGAAGATGATATCAACTCTTTGGAAGTATTTGCAAATCAGGCAAGCCTGGCTATTGAACACAGCCATCTTTACAAGGATATGCAAAACAAGATAACAGAGCTTGAAGAGGTAACACAGGAACTTGAAAAAAATAAGGATCTACTTATTGATGCCGAACGTTATTCAGCACTTGGCCATATGTCAGCACAGCTTGTTCATGCCATTCGTAACCCCATAACCTCTATAGGTGGAATTGCAAGATTACTCGGAAAAAAAAATCATGATCACAAAAACCAGAAATTTCTGGATATGATGATTATGGAAACTGCTAAGATTGAATCTACTCTTGATGATTTATTTAATTTTGTCGACGATGACAAACCCGACAAGTCAAAGCAGCAACTCTATCCACTCATCCGTAAAAGTATTCTACTTTTTTACGGATCGATGAAAAAACAATCCATACTTTATCAACTGAACCTGCCATCTCCTGACCCAGTAATGTTTATAGATGCAAAGCTGATACGACAAATGCTTCTTCACCTAATCAGGAACGGGATAGAAGCAATGCCATCTGGTGGCATTCTGACAATAACGTGTAAAGAGGAGGAAGCCTACATCACAATAACCATAGAAGACTCAGGGATCGGTATAGTATCTTCCACCCTGGAACATGCAACTGATCCTTTCTTTACAACAAAAACCTACGGAACCGGAATGGGGCTCACTCTTGTGGAGAAGATTGTTGCTGAACACCAGGGACACTTTTCACTGGAACACGGCGAGACAGGAGGCATGGTTGCACGAATCAGTCTCCCTAAAACTGATCAGGAATAA